A stretch of DNA from Natrinema salaciae:
GTGGGCCCAGTCGTTGGGGTAGGCGTGACCGCTCTCGAGCGAAAATTCGCTCTGGGCGTCCCAGAGCCAGTCGACGACCTCGGTCTCGGTGTCGACGATGAACACCTGGTTCGCGACGATGTCGGCGACGACGACGTGAGTCTCGTTGATGCGATCCGCGTCGTGCCACTCGCCGGCGGTCTCCTTGTAGTCGTACCGTTCGTAGAGAACCTCGACCTCGCCGGTCTCGAGGTCGGCGCGCTCGATGACGTTCCGCGCGCATGGCGGGTCGGAACAGGTCGGCCCTTCGGTGTGGATCGTGTCGGTCGCGGTGTACTCGACGGTCAGCGGGTCGCCCTCGACGGGGTCGACGTCGAAGTACTTCGTCCGCGAGTTGTTGTAGTACAGTACGTCGCCGTCGGGCGCGTAGGCGGTGATCGTCCCTGCCCGTCCCGACTCGGTCACGACCGTATGGTTCTCCGTCGCCGGGGCCTCCGGAACCGTCTCTCTCGAGGCCGTCGAGAGCCCACCCACTGCCGCGTCGGCGACCAGCGCGGCCGAGACGAGAACGAGGATCGCGAATCCGATCCGGAGTCGGGCGCGCGTGACTGCCGATCGGACGCGAGCGAGCGATGGACGTGAGCGGCCGGTCATCGAGATGCCTCCCGTCGAGCGCTGACACTCGGTTCCGTTTCCGTTCCGGGGCTGTACTCGGTAGTCAACACTCCACGATGTCGGCGACCAGCGCGGTAAATCAACACCCTGTCTGCTCAGGGCACCGGGAGCGCCGTCGATCGGCGGTCGGGTCGTGAGGTCCACCGGACGGCCCCGCGACGGAGACGCGAACGGGACCCATCGGTCAGGCGAGCACGTCGACCTCGTAGCCCGCGTCGCGGAGGTCCGAGAGGAAAGCGTCGACGTGGTCGGGGCCGCGCATCTCGAGTTCGATCTCGACTTCGGTGTCGCTCATCTCGACCTCGCGGGAGGTCCGGTCGTGGTGGATGGCGTAGATGTTCGCCCGGTGGGCGGTGAAGATGTCCAGGAGGTCCTCGAGCGCGCCGGGTCGGTCTTTCAGGACGGTCCTGATCTTCAGGTAGCGGCCGGTCTCGACGAGGCCGCGGACGATGACGTTGGTCAGCGTGTTGAGATCGATGTTGCCGCCGCAGAGCGCGGGGACGATCACCTCGTCCGCGTCGTAGTCGAATCGCTCGAAGAGCACCGCCGCGAGCGGGACCGCGCCCGCGCCTTCGACGAGCGTCTTCGAGCGCTCGAGCAGGTAGACCAGCGCGACGGCGATCTCCGGGTCCGAGACGGTGACGACCTCGTCGACGTACTCCTGAATGTACGGGAAGGTCCGCTCGCCGACGCTGCGGGTCGCGATGCCGTCCGCGATGGTGTCGACGCCGTCGAGGGAGACGCGCTCACCCTTTTCGAGGGACGCCGCGGCGCTCGAGGCCCCCTCGGCTTGGACGCCGATCACGCGCGTGTCGGGCTTCTGTTCCTTGATGGCGGTCGCGATGCCGCTGATGAGTCCCCCGCCGCCGATGGGGACGACTACCGTGTCGACGTCGGGGCAGTCCTCGAGGATCTCGAGGCCGATGGTCCCCTGCCCGGCCATGATGTACTCGTCGTCGAAGGCGTGGACGTAGGTGCGGTCCTCCTCGCGCTCGATCTCGTGGGCACGCTCGGCGGCCTCGTTGTAGTCCCGTCCCGAGAGGACGACCTCCGCGCCGTAGCTCTTGGTCGCCTTGACCTTCGAGATCGGCGCGTGCTCGGGCATGACGATCTTCGAGTCGACGCCCGACCGCGTGGCTGCGAGCGCGACCCCCTGCGCGTGGTTGCCCGCACTCGCGGTGACGACGCCCGCGTCCTTCTGGGCCGCCGAGAGCGTCGCGATTCGGTTGGTCGCCCCGCGGATCTTGAACGCGCCCGTCCGCTGGAAGTTCTCCAGTTTCAGGCGGATGTCGGCGCCGGTCATCGCGGAGTACGTGTGCGAGTGCTCGAGCGGCGTGTGTCGAGAGGTCTCACGGACTCGCTCGCGCGCCTCGAGAATATCGTCGAGTTCCAGCATACGCTCGTCTACTCGGCGTGCGGTGTAAGGATTACTGTCGGGGTCGGGAGGGCCGCTTCGGACCCCCGCCGTCGCCCCTACAGTGGTGTGCTGTCAAGCCTGGACAGCACGACAGGGAATACAGGGAATGCACGGCGTGTGACGTGCGAATAGAGAAGGGAACCCAGGCCATATAAATCTCATGCACCCGCGGCGAAAGTGAAACCATGTGACTGCATCGGGGAAATGACAGCGTCAGACGCTGGACAGACGGGCGTCATTCGTGGGTCTCTACCACGATATCGCCGGATAAAATGAACGTTCGAACGCGGTCACGAAACGAGCCGTTCCCGGGCCAGGTCGCGTCGGCGTCGAGTCGGTTCGGGTCCCCGACGTACACCCAGCATCGGGCGGCGGCGCTGCTCGCGGGGGTCGCGACCGGGACCGCGACGCGAACGTACAGTCCGTCGTCGACCCCCTCGTACCGGTCGAGACGTTCGAGTCCCGCGTCGTCGACCGCGAGTAGCGTTCCCTCGACGCTGCCGCCGGGCGCGAGCGTCGGATAGCTGCCATCGACGCGGTGCAACCCCTCGAGCGTCGCGCGGGCCACGAACGCGTCCGCTGCGCTCGAGGTGTCCATCTCGAGGACGGTCGCGACTCGCTCCGGGTCGGTCAACGTTCCGTAACCGAAGACGCGCACGTCGGACCGTTCGGGCTTCGGGCGTTTGCTCGTACCGCTTCGGTTCGCGTCGCGCGGATTCGTTCCCCAAAGACTACACAAAGCACTTATCGGTCTGCTTGAAGGTCTCCGACATGAACCGCGAGTCCATCCTGGCCGTCGCGACGCTCGCGGTCGTGATCGGCGCGTTCACGACCCTTGCTCTCGCCGGTGCCGTGTCCGATCCCGGCGAGTCCGAGACGGCCGCCGACGTCGAGCGGACCGGCCACGCTTCGCTGACGGAGCTCACGATCAGCGCCGACGAGATTACCGGCGGCACCGCCACCCTCGTCGTCGACACGCACCTCGAGCACCGCGGTGCGCCGGTCGCGAACGTCACCGTCGTTCATCGGGCGACCGATACGCGGACCGGGCTCGTCGAGGACACGACCGAGCGGGACGTCGAGACGCTGGACGACGAATCCGAAGTCGTCGTCTCGGAGACGGTGACGGTCCCCCGGGAGAGCAGCTACGAGATCGAGACGTTCGTCTACCGGGATGGAACGCGGACCGAATCGGCCAGCCACACGGTCGAGGGCGTCGACGCGCTGACGCCCGCCTACGCCGACA
This window harbors:
- the ilvA gene encoding threonine ammonia-lyase, yielding MLELDDILEARERVRETSRHTPLEHSHTYSAMTGADIRLKLENFQRTGAFKIRGATNRIATLSAAQKDAGVVTASAGNHAQGVALAATRSGVDSKIVMPEHAPISKVKATKSYGAEVVLSGRDYNEAAERAHEIEREEDRTYVHAFDDEYIMAGQGTIGLEILEDCPDVDTVVVPIGGGGLISGIATAIKEQKPDTRVIGVQAEGASSAAASLEKGERVSLDGVDTIADGIATRSVGERTFPYIQEYVDEVVTVSDPEIAVALVYLLERSKTLVEGAGAVPLAAVLFERFDYDADEVIVPALCGGNIDLNTLTNVIVRGLVETGRYLKIRTVLKDRPGALEDLLDIFTAHRANIYAIHHDRTSREVEMSDTEVEIELEMRGPDHVDAFLSDLRDAGYEVDVLA
- a CDS encoding gamma-glutamylcyclotransferase family protein produces the protein MRVFGYGTLTDPERVATVLEMDTSSAADAFVARATLEGLHRVDGSYPTLAPGGSVEGTLLAVDDAGLERLDRYEGVDDGLYVRVAVPVATPASSAAARCWVYVGDPNRLDADATWPGNGSFRDRVRTFILSGDIVVETHE